From one Pedobacter faecalis genomic stretch:
- a CDS encoding YihY/virulence factor BrkB family protein, which translates to MAVLRKVKHFFIAVYHLFVAAGKGFSEDRVMKLSAALAYYTIFALTPLIIIIISAASLFLGDNMDPNTKLFGEISELVGPDAANQLRSFVNNANYSGKSTLGLIIGIGTLIIGATAIFIEIQDSINLIWKVKAVPKKGWKKLIVNRLLSFSLIASLGFLLLVSLVVNSVVVAIGSKLELYATKIGVEQVSELFMLILTNALTLAVVTCVFAVIFKVLPDVDLKWKPALVGALFTAILFSIGKYAIGIYIEKGDPGSAFGAASSVIVILVWIYYTAVILYFGAEFTQAYAERYDHGISPTKYAVHTKVIVVEKKVDVLPPQHPEDTKIDPAKED; encoded by the coding sequence ATGGCAGTTCTAAGAAAAGTGAAACACTTCTTTATAGCGGTATACCATTTATTTGTTGCCGCCGGTAAAGGCTTCTCGGAAGACCGGGTGATGAAATTAAGCGCGGCATTGGCATATTATACCATATTTGCGCTAACTCCCCTGATCATTATCATTATCTCCGCAGCATCATTGTTTCTGGGCGATAATATGGATCCTAACACTAAGCTTTTTGGTGAAATCAGCGAACTTGTTGGTCCCGATGCTGCTAATCAACTCAGGAGTTTTGTAAATAACGCCAACTATTCCGGTAAAAGCACGCTCGGCTTAATCATTGGTATAGGAACGCTGATCATTGGTGCAACGGCGATCTTCATTGAAATTCAAGATAGTATAAACCTGATCTGGAAGGTGAAAGCCGTACCAAAGAAAGGCTGGAAGAAGCTCATCGTTAACCGTTTACTGTCGTTTTCACTGATTGCTTCGCTGGGATTCCTCCTGCTTGTATCGCTGGTCGTTAATAGCGTTGTTGTGGCAATTGGCAGTAAGCTTGAGCTTTATGCTACTAAGATTGGCGTAGAGCAGGTTTCTGAACTGTTTATGCTTATCCTTACGAACGCGCTCACGCTTGCTGTGGTGACCTGTGTTTTTGCTGTTATCTTCAAGGTATTGCCAGATGTGGACCTGAAATGGAAGCCTGCCCTGGTAGGCGCTCTTTTTACCGCTATATTGTTCAGTATTGGCAAATATGCCATTGGTATCTATATAGAGAAAGGTGATCCTGGCTCAGCGTTTGGCGCGGCCAGCTCTGTGATCGTTATTTTGGTGTGGATTTATTATACAGCTGTTATATTATACTTTGGGGCAGAGTTTACACAAGCCTATGCGGAAAGGTATGATCATGGGATAAGCCCGACTAAGTATGCCGTTCATACTAAAGTCATCGTGGTAGAAAAGAAAGTGGACGTGCTTCCGCCACAGCATCCTGAGGACACTAAAATCGACCCTGCTAAAGAAGATTAG
- a CDS encoding translocation/assembly module TamB domain-containing protein → MNKYIRKSLKVLLWVIGCMILLFVLIAASLNIPAVQNFVKDKAIGYLKKKTKTEVSLESIKIALPKDVVLNKFYIEDLKGDTLLYAQKLSVDISLFKLISNKVEINNISLEKIRANVTRIDPDTTFNFSFLVDAFMSEQTKPEEEVEKDTTSTMKFAIDKVRFEDIGIVYHDDVAGNDLKLNLGEFTAKVKDFDLANQRYVIRELELNNTSVDYLQQKPLTVLAAQLEKSVDTAQTESGKLPTVEIEDFAFNNVRVGFADRLSGMDADLDLQKLELTDLLVDLTNSKYTLGEGKINDTKIGFSNAGSKANVALGELSLSKLLADVKSGQYKIDDAALNNSNVLFALKPAPKTATVASVPADSTAASAPLSLQLGKIRLANNNVQFDNIAARPVRNVMDFNHLKFSDLTLMAEQIAYSDTAITANLREGSFREKSGFQLNTLQGDVVYNQKQIRIDNFKLKTPNTSIENNTQLNYTSMDDLTKHPERVKLAMTVNNTTIGLRDAAYFSDAIPANYRNEKIRLEASANGYMNNLAVPKLQVRGLKNTQIDISGTAKGLPDMEKTVLDLKIKRFSLTKQDLLVIIPRNSLPASIQLPNAILANGLFKGSMTNFTTGFNIATDMGSAKLAAKMRGAKGRERYAANVSLNNFNLGRLLKQEPTLGRITVKATASGAGLDMKTASAKLDAHLVSAFYNKYTYRNLYLTGDYNRQKVNLRSSMADSNANFKLTAAVNMAGKYPAVKADLDLVQVDLQKLNFSTSEFRVAGLLDADIETADPDYLNGDISLRGLQFAKDGQRFNMDTIDIHSEATADHNLLTLKSEILSARVDGKYQLTNMGAAVINEINKYYAFSEVKEVPDQRMRFKLDIYNAKVLKNFVPDLTSFSPSSISGVIDTQQDSLKMKAWFPQVVYGDFKVDSTRLDIGNTAERLSYKLTVGSLQSPSIALYNSEIGGQAANNQLGLNVYLRDSERKDKYVLGGTFKSVNKDYQFSLDPQKLLLDYERWAIAPDNYLQFGQSGILAHRFNLSKGNQLLSINSSDETPNSPVEVQFKDFRIETLTKFAQQDSALVGGVINGTANISELTGSPKFVANLTVDELRYQKDQLGTLRIAINNNTANAYEVNVALTGVHELRVNGFYYTNTENALDLTLNLDKVDLKSLESVSMGQIKNGSGTITGQMTMKGSTSSPQVRGNIDFNQVAFTAGYVNSYLRIPNESIRFTDTGVNFDSFTILDSLGKQAVINGGIRTTNYQDFAFNMDITTDNFRALNSTSEDNEMIYGTVYLTSNIKVRGDMNQPNVDMTVTVEKGTKFFFAVPTSDPSVIDQEGIVQFIDADAPPFNGQMALKTDSMNKAPIKGMTLNATLNLDPEAELNVVVDPANGDALKVRGEANLIATMDASGKTSLTGRYEINDGSYNLSVGPLGKKSFSLVKGSSIVWTGDPMSANVDLTALYEVNAAPIDLLNEENNIQAKTKLPFQVYLMMEDELMKPTISFRLDLPENERGALGGQVYAKLLQVNQDVNELNKQVFALLALNRFIADNPFQSLAGGGGGVSTLARSSVSKLLTEQLNNLASDLIQGVDLNFNLNSSEDYSTGSLEQKTDLEVGLSKKLLNDRLTVTVGSSFGIEGPETQNQNSSNIAGNVNVEYALSADGRYRLRAYRRNQNESVIEGQIIETGLGFALVVDYNKFREIFQKKETREERRARREKNKQREQENRNREAREQQLKAEGMSPDSTNTTR, encoded by the coding sequence TTGAACAAATATATACGAAAAAGTCTTAAGGTACTTCTTTGGGTAATTGGCTGCATGATTCTGCTGTTTGTGCTGATTGCCGCTTCTTTAAACATTCCTGCCGTACAGAACTTTGTTAAGGACAAAGCTATAGGCTATCTGAAGAAAAAAACAAAAACAGAGGTAAGTCTGGAGAGCATTAAAATTGCACTTCCGAAAGATGTTGTGCTTAACAAGTTTTATATCGAGGATCTGAAAGGCGATACACTCCTTTATGCACAGAAACTGTCGGTAGACATCAGCCTGTTTAAGCTGATCAGCAACAAGGTGGAGATTAACAATATTTCTCTGGAGAAGATCAGGGCTAACGTTACCAGGATTGATCCGGACACCACGTTTAACTTCTCTTTCCTGGTCGACGCCTTTATGTCGGAACAAACAAAGCCGGAAGAAGAGGTTGAGAAGGATACGACTTCAACCATGAAGTTCGCTATCGACAAGGTGCGTTTTGAAGATATCGGGATTGTTTACCATGATGATGTGGCGGGGAACGACCTGAAGCTGAACCTTGGGGAATTTACAGCGAAGGTGAAGGACTTTGACCTTGCCAATCAGCGCTATGTGATCAGGGAACTGGAGCTTAACAATACGAGTGTCGATTACCTTCAGCAAAAGCCGCTGACGGTGCTGGCGGCACAGCTGGAGAAAAGCGTGGATACCGCTCAGACGGAATCGGGCAAGCTGCCGACGGTTGAAATTGAGGATTTTGCATTTAATAACGTGCGTGTAGGCTTTGCTGATCGTTTGTCGGGCATGGATGCAGACCTTGATCTGCAAAAACTTGAATTGACTGATTTGCTGGTTGACCTGACCAACAGTAAGTATACGCTCGGGGAAGGCAAGATAAACGACACTAAAATCGGATTTTCAAATGCGGGAAGTAAGGCGAACGTAGCTTTGGGCGAACTTTCTTTAAGCAAATTACTGGCAGACGTTAAGAGCGGACAATATAAAATTGATGACGCGGCGCTGAACAATTCAAACGTGCTGTTTGCGCTCAAGCCAGCACCTAAAACCGCGACTGTTGCTTCTGTCCCGGCCGATTCTACGGCAGCCTCTGCCCCTTTAAGTTTACAGCTAGGCAAAATCAGACTCGCGAACAACAACGTACAGTTCGATAATATAGCAGCCCGGCCAGTGAGGAATGTTATGGATTTTAATCATTTGAAGTTCAGCGATCTGACCTTGATGGCGGAGCAAATTGCCTACAGCGACACTGCCATAACCGCAAACCTTCGTGAAGGAAGCTTCCGGGAAAAAAGTGGCTTTCAACTGAACACTTTGCAAGGCGATGTGGTGTATAATCAAAAGCAAATCCGTATTGACAACTTCAAGCTTAAAACTCCCAATACCAGTATTGAAAATAATACCCAGTTGAACTATACCAGCATGGATGACCTCACCAAGCATCCCGAGCGCGTAAAGCTGGCGATGACAGTGAATAACACAACGATTGGGCTGCGCGATGCTGCTTACTTTAGCGATGCTATCCCGGCCAATTACCGGAATGAGAAAATAAGGCTGGAAGCGAGCGCAAACGGCTACATGAACAACCTGGCGGTTCCTAAATTGCAGGTGCGAGGGCTGAAAAATACACAGATTGACATCAGCGGCACGGCGAAAGGTTTGCCTGATATGGAAAAAACGGTACTTGATCTGAAAATTAAAAGGTTCTCGCTTACGAAGCAGGACCTCCTGGTCATTATTCCGAGGAACTCGCTGCCAGCCAGTATACAACTACCGAATGCAATCCTGGCTAACGGATTGTTTAAAGGTTCCATGACGAATTTTACGACCGGCTTTAATATCGCCACCGATATGGGATCTGCTAAACTGGCTGCAAAAATGCGCGGTGCGAAGGGTCGCGAAAGATACGCGGCGAACGTAAGTCTGAATAATTTCAACTTAGGCCGGCTGCTGAAGCAGGAACCAACGCTTGGCCGGATTACGGTAAAAGCAACTGCAAGCGGTGCGGGTCTGGATATGAAAACCGCCTCAGCAAAGCTAGATGCCCATCTTGTTAGTGCTTTCTATAACAAATACACCTATCGCAATTTATATCTGACCGGCGATTATAACCGCCAGAAGGTGAATTTGCGGAGCAGTATGGCCGATAGTAACGCCAACTTTAAGTTGACCGCAGCGGTAAACATGGCTGGTAAATATCCTGCTGTAAAGGCTGATCTGGACCTGGTTCAGGTCGACCTTCAAAAGCTAAACTTCAGCACCTCAGAATTCCGTGTAGCGGGGCTGCTCGATGCTGATATCGAAACAGCTGATCCTGACTATCTGAATGGCGACATCAGCCTGAGGGGTTTGCAGTTTGCGAAAGATGGTCAGCGGTTTAACATGGATACGATTGATATTCACTCGGAAGCAACGGCCGACCACAATCTGCTGACGCTGAAATCGGAAATTCTGAGTGCCCGCGTTGATGGTAAATACCAGCTGACCAATATGGGGGCGGCTGTGATCAATGAGATCAATAAATATTACGCATTTAGCGAAGTGAAGGAAGTTCCGGATCAGCGCATGCGGTTTAAATTAGACATTTACAATGCTAAAGTCCTGAAAAACTTTGTTCCTGATCTGACCAGCTTCTCTCCTTCCAGCATTAGCGGGGTGATTGATACGCAGCAGGACAGCCTGAAAATGAAAGCCTGGTTTCCGCAGGTCGTATATGGCGATTTTAAGGTTGACAGTACCAGACTGGACATTGGCAATACTGCCGAACGGCTATCGTATAAACTCACGGTGGGAAGCCTGCAGAGCCCTTCAATTGCGCTGTATAACTCCGAGATAGGTGGGCAGGCTGCAAATAATCAACTGGGACTTAATGTTTATTTGCGTGACAGCGAGCGTAAGGATAAGTATGTACTTGGTGGTACATTTAAATCGGTTAATAAGGATTACCAGTTTTCGCTTGATCCGCAGAAACTTTTGCTCGATTATGAGCGCTGGGCTATTGCGCCTGACAATTATTTGCAGTTCGGACAATCGGGCATCCTGGCGCACCGGTTTAATCTAAGTAAGGGCAACCAGCTATTAAGCATTAACAGTTCGGACGAGACGCCTAACTCGCCGGTGGAGGTTCAGTTTAAGGACTTCAGAATTGAGACACTGACTAAGTTTGCACAGCAGGACAGCGCGCTTGTCGGCGGTGTGATTAATGGAACAGCTAATATAAGCGAACTGACCGGAAGTCCTAAGTTTGTGGCTAACCTCACGGTAGACGAGTTGCGTTACCAGAAAGACCAGCTTGGTACGTTGCGTATAGCGATAAATAACAATACAGCAAATGCATACGAGGTGAATGTGGCGCTAACCGGCGTCCATGAATTGCGCGTGAACGGCTTTTATTATACCAATACGGAAAACGCGCTTGATCTGACACTAAACCTTGATAAGGTAGACTTAAAATCACTGGAAAGTGTGTCGATGGGCCAGATCAAGAATGGGTCGGGAACCATCACCGGACAGATGACGATGAAAGGATCCACATCTTCCCCGCAGGTGCGTGGTAATATAGACTTTAACCAGGTTGCTTTTACTGCGGGGTACGTAAACTCGTATCTGCGAATTCCTAACGAATCGATACGCTTTACAGATACCGGTGTAAATTTCGACAGTTTCACGATCCTTGATTCGCTAGGCAAACAGGCCGTGATCAATGGAGGGATACGCACGACAAATTATCAGGACTTTGCTTTCAATATGGACATCACCACAGATAATTTCCGGGCGTTGAATTCGACTTCTGAAGACAATGAAATGATCTATGGCACCGTGTACCTGACGAGTAACATTAAGGTTCGTGGCGACATGAACCAACCGAATGTTGATATGACAGTGACCGTTGAAAAGGGCACAAAATTCTTTTTCGCAGTGCCAACGAGCGATCCTTCGGTGATCGATCAGGAAGGCATTGTGCAGTTTATCGATGCTGATGCTCCTCCCTTTAACGGACAAATGGCGCTAAAAACGGATAGCATGAACAAAGCGCCGATTAAAGGCATGACGCTTAACGCGACTCTGAACCTCGACCCTGAAGCGGAATTAAATGTGGTGGTAGACCCCGCCAATGGCGATGCTCTAAAGGTACGCGGAGAGGCTAACCTGATTGCTACGATGGATGCCAGCGGCAAGACTAGTCTGACAGGCCGTTATGAGATTAATGACGGCTCCTATAACTTGTCGGTAGGACCGCTGGGTAAAAAGTCTTTCAGCCTGGTTAAGGGTAGTTCCATTGTCTGGACCGGCGATCCGATGTCGGCCAACGTTGACCTTACCGCCTTGTATGAGGTGAACGCTGCACCTATTGATCTATTGAACGAAGAGAACAACATTCAGGCAAAAACGAAACTGCCATTCCAGGTTTACCTGATGATGGAGGATGAACTGATGAAGCCTACCATCTCATTCAGGCTGGATCTACCAGAAAATGAGCGCGGTGCGCTCGGGGGACAAGTATATGCCAAACTTCTTCAGGTAAACCAGGATGTTAATGAACTGAACAAACAGGTATTTGCGCTGCTTGCTTTGAACCGCTTCATTGCAGATAATCCGTTTCAAAGTCTGGCTGGCGGAGGCGGTGGCGTATCTACCCTTGCCCGTTCTAGTGTAAGTAAACTTCTGACCGAGCAGCTCAACAACCTGGCGTCTGATCTCATCCAGGGGGTTGATCTTAATTTCAACCTGAATTCTTCTGAAGACTATTCTACCGGTTCACTCGAGCAGAAGACAGATCTGGAAGTTGGCTTGTCCAAGAAGTTGTTAAACGACAGGCTGACCGTAACAGTGGGCAGCTCATTTGGCATTGAAGGGCCGGAAACGCAAAACCAAAACTCTAGCAATATCGCAGGCAACGTGAATGTAGAATATGCGCTTTCTGCCGACGGCAGGTACAGACTGAGGGCCTATCGCCGTAACCAGAATGAAAGTGTTATCGAGGGACAGATCATCGAGACCGGTCTTGGCTTTGCGCTTGTAGTAGATTACAACAAATTCAGGGAGATTTTCCAAAAGAAAGAAACCAGGGAAGAGCGAAGGGCAAGACGGGAAAAAAACAAACAAAGGGAACAGGAAAACAGAAATCGTGAAGCACGTGAACAACAGCTTAAAGCTGAGGGCATGAGCCCAGACAGCACAAACACCACCAGATAA
- a CDS encoding DNA topoisomerase IV subunit B encodes MAEPNYNEDSIRSLDWKEHIRLRPGMYIGKLGDGSAQDDGIYVLLKEIVDNSIDEFVMGSGKTIEITVSEHKVNVRDYGRGIPLGKVIDCVSKINTGGKYDSKAFQKSVGLNGVGTKAVNALSSTFTVQSYRDGKTKKVEFSKGEIVTDHDIIDTTQRNGTAITFYPDDTIFRNYHYISDFVESMIWNYVFLNTGLTINYNGQKYFSERGLYDLLHKVADVEHIRYPVIHMKGNDIEIAMTHGQQYGEDYHSFVNGQHTTQGGTHQAAFREAVVKTIREFYKKEFDASDIRASIIAAISVRVQEPVFESQTKTKLGSQNIGPDGPTVRTFVNDFVKKELDDYLHKHQDVADALLKRIMQSERERKDIAGIKKLANDRAKKASLHNKKLRDCKVHFNSNHDRRYETTLFITEGDSASGSITKSRDVECQAVFSLKGKPLNCYELTKKVVYENEEFNLLQHALNIEDGLEGLHYNNIVIATDADVDGMHIRLLMMTFFLQFFPDLVRAGHVYILQTPLFRVRNKKETIYCYSDDERKKAIEKLGNRPEITRFKGLGEISPDEFGLFIGKDIRLDPVILKDQTIKGLLEYYMGKNTPDRQQHIIRNLRVEKDTVEELVSAVEDAATTAVVHDVVEDDFAESA; translated from the coding sequence ATGGCTGAACCAAACTACAACGAAGATAGTATACGATCGCTCGACTGGAAGGAACACATCAGACTGCGCCCGGGTATGTATATCGGTAAGCTGGGCGACGGCTCAGCGCAGGACGACGGGATATATGTTTTGCTTAAGGAGATCGTCGACAACTCGATCGATGAGTTTGTGATGGGGTCGGGCAAGACGATCGAGATAACTGTTTCAGAACATAAGGTCAACGTACGGGATTACGGCAGGGGGATTCCTTTAGGGAAAGTGATCGACTGCGTATCTAAGATTAATACCGGCGGCAAGTACGACAGTAAGGCTTTCCAAAAATCGGTCGGTCTTAACGGGGTGGGTACTAAGGCGGTGAACGCACTGTCCAGCACATTTACGGTTCAATCGTATCGCGACGGTAAAACGAAGAAGGTCGAGTTCTCGAAAGGGGAGATCGTTACAGATCATGATATTATAGATACCACCCAGCGCAATGGTACAGCAATTACCTTTTATCCCGACGATACGATATTCCGCAATTATCACTATATAAGCGATTTCGTGGAAAGCATGATCTGGAATTATGTTTTTCTGAACACCGGGCTTACAATCAATTATAACGGACAGAAATATTTCTCTGAGCGCGGACTTTACGATCTGTTGCACAAGGTGGCTGATGTAGAACATATCCGCTACCCGGTGATCCATATGAAGGGCAACGACATTGAGATTGCTATGACGCATGGGCAGCAGTACGGAGAGGACTATCATTCTTTCGTTAACGGCCAGCATACCACCCAGGGTGGTACTCACCAGGCCGCTTTCCGAGAAGCGGTAGTAAAGACTATACGTGAGTTCTATAAGAAAGAATTCGATGCCTCAGATATCAGGGCCTCAATCATTGCGGCCATATCCGTCCGCGTACAGGAACCGGTGTTCGAATCACAGACAAAAACAAAGCTTGGTTCGCAGAACATTGGTCCGGATGGTCCCACCGTAAGAACCTTTGTAAATGACTTTGTAAAAAAGGAACTTGACGATTATTTGCACAAACACCAGGATGTTGCAGACGCGCTTCTGAAACGCATCATGCAGTCGGAAAGGGAGCGTAAGGATATCGCAGGTATTAAGAAACTGGCCAACGACCGTGCTAAAAAAGCTTCCCTGCACAATAAGAAACTCAGGGATTGCAAGGTTCATTTCAACAGCAATCACGACAGACGGTATGAGACAACGCTTTTCATTACCGAGGGTGATTCCGCTTCGGGCTCTATTACCAAATCCAGGGACGTAGAGTGCCAGGCAGTATTCAGTCTTAAGGGCAAACCTTTAAACTGTTATGAACTCACCAAAAAAGTAGTGTATGAGAATGAGGAATTTAACCTCCTTCAGCATGCGCTGAACATTGAGGACGGTCTGGAAGGTTTACATTACAATAACATCGTAATTGCCACGGATGCTGACGTAGACGGTATGCACATCCGTTTGTTAATGATGACTTTCTTTCTGCAGTTTTTCCCCGATTTGGTCCGTGCGGGCCATGTCTACATTTTGCAAACCCCGCTTTTCAGGGTTCGCAATAAAAAGGAAACAATATATTGTTATAGCGATGATGAGCGAAAAAAGGCGATTGAGAAGCTAGGGAACAGACCAGAGATCACGCGGTTTAAAGGGCTAGGTGAAATATCGCCCGACGAGTTCGGTCTTTTTATAGGAAAAGATATACGGCTCGATCCGGTGATCCTAAAAGATCAGACCATAAAGGGCCTTCTTGAATATTATATGGGCAAGAACACTCCGGACCGTCAGCAGCACATTATCCGTAACCTTCGGGTGGAAAAAGACACCGTAGAGGAATTGGTTTCAGCGGTGGAGGATGCAGCAACAACAGCTGTTGTACACGATGTGGTAGAAGACGACTTCGCGGAGTCTGCCTGA
- a CDS encoding BamA/TamA family outer membrane protein has protein sequence MNRSHLILLALFSLFILAGCSSTRGLKPGQILYTGADVKINPDSSGRIDDQKSVKDALESRTRPRPNKSILGFKYKLFFYNLAGEPKKNKGFKHWLRTKLGEPPVLLSEVKLRYNNDVLTSYLISQGYLQSVVTGDTVVKKKKGKAVYTAVTGQRYKINSISFPKDSGNLANIINANKDKSLLKAGDYYDLETYKNERIRIDNDLKESGYFYFSPDYLIMQVDSTIGRNMVDVRIRLKDSAPDAGLKPYTIRDINIFPNYNVRRDSVLKRLKPLEFGNFNIYDNRNTFKPWVFNRLVFFEKGERYNRRDHSQSLNRLVNIGTFQGVRADFVPIDSFKNNQLDLNLYLTPLKKNSLTFSVLGTSKSNNFVGSEVRLTQTTRNLFRAAEQLDVSVSGGFETQVSGQARGLNSYSFTTEGKLTFPRLIIPFFKFSSTNAFVPKTIVTASYQLLSRGSLYNLNSIRGEFGYNFKESKYKEHTFNPISINYVQPSNENEKKLDSLYRIGLRGVLEKQFIIGSNYNFTYTNQMEDERRNNLYFSGDIETAGNVWGLFVPENDEGQKTFLKTPLTQFVRLEADVRDYFKLTKGITWANRFNVGYGFAYGNSRALPYVRQFFAGGSNDIRAFRARGLGPGTYELPDTIFADQGGDVKIMLNTELRFKLVSVLHGALFADAGNVWLRKEDPERPGSKFRPGYALSEMAVGTGAGLRVDATIFVIRLDVAFPIRKPYLPPGDRWVIDQIDFGSKDWRRENLIYNIGIGYPF, from the coding sequence ATGAACAGATCTCACTTAATTTTATTAGCATTATTTTCGTTATTTATCCTTGCTGGCTGCAGCAGCACCCGCGGCTTAAAGCCGGGGCAGATTTTGTACACCGGCGCGGACGTAAAGATAAATCCGGATTCTTCGGGGCGGATAGATGATCAGAAGTCGGTAAAAGACGCACTTGAAAGCCGCACCAGGCCCCGCCCGAACAAGTCTATCCTCGGATTTAAGTATAAACTGTTCTTTTACAACCTGGCTGGCGAGCCTAAGAAGAATAAGGGCTTTAAACACTGGTTGCGGACTAAACTTGGTGAACCCCCGGTACTGCTGAGTGAGGTTAAACTACGGTATAACAATGATGTGCTAACGAGCTACCTGATAAGTCAGGGATATCTTCAATCGGTGGTTACCGGCGACACGGTGGTGAAGAAGAAAAAAGGCAAGGCTGTGTATACGGCTGTTACCGGCCAGCGTTATAAGATCAATAGCATTTCCTTTCCGAAAGACAGTGGTAACCTGGCCAATATCATTAATGCAAATAAGGATAAATCCTTATTGAAAGCGGGCGACTACTACGATTTGGAAACCTATAAAAATGAGCGGATACGGATTGACAACGACCTGAAAGAGAGTGGCTATTTTTACTTCAGCCCGGATTACCTGATTATGCAGGTAGACAGCACAATTGGACGAAACATGGTGGATGTTAGGATACGGCTTAAGGACAGCGCTCCGGATGCGGGACTGAAGCCGTACACCATTCGAGACATCAATATCTTCCCAAATTATAACGTACGCCGCGACAGTGTTCTGAAACGCCTTAAGCCACTGGAGTTCGGGAACTTCAATATTTACGATAACCGGAACACGTTTAAACCATGGGTGTTTAACCGCCTGGTATTTTTCGAAAAAGGTGAACGCTACAACCGGAGAGATCATAGCCAGTCGCTGAACAGACTCGTGAACATCGGCACTTTTCAGGGTGTGAGGGCCGATTTTGTGCCGATAGATAGTTTTAAGAATAATCAGCTTGATCTAAATCTATACCTTACTCCTCTGAAAAAGAACTCGCTTACCTTCTCTGTTCTGGGAACCAGCAAGTCGAACAATTTTGTGGGATCGGAAGTGAGGCTCACGCAGACAACACGGAACCTGTTCAGGGCAGCTGAACAGCTTGATGTAAGTGTAAGCGGCGGATTCGAAACCCAGGTGAGCGGCCAGGCCAGAGGTTTGAACTCTTATTCTTTTACCACTGAAGGAAAATTGACCTTCCCGCGCCTGATCATACCCTTCTTTAAGTTTAGTAGCACAAATGCCTTTGTACCAAAGACGATCGTAACGGCGTCGTATCAACTGCTGAGCAGAGGTTCCCTATATAATCTTAACTCCATCAGGGGTGAGTTCGGCTACAATTTCAAGGAGAGTAAATACAAGGAACATACCTTTAACCCTATCTCGATCAATTATGTTCAGCCTTCGAATGAAAATGAGAAAAAGCTGGACAGCCTGTACCGGATCGGCTTGAGAGGGGTTCTGGAAAAACAGTTCATCATTGGGAGCAACTACAACTTCACCTATACCAATCAAATGGAGGACGAAAGACGAAACAACCTTTATTTTAGTGGTGATATAGAGACTGCCGGCAACGTATGGGGTTTGTTTGTTCCGGAAAACGACGAGGGTCAGAAAACTTTCCTGAAAACCCCGCTAACGCAATTTGTAAGGCTGGAGGCTGATGTAAGAGACTATTTTAAACTAACCAAGGGCATCACCTGGGCCAACCGCTTCAATGTTGGCTATGGCTTCGCTTACGGCAACAGCAGGGCGTTACCCTATGTAAGACAATTTTTTGCCGGTGGAAGTAATGACATCAGGGCATTTAGGGCCAGAGGTTTGGGACCGGGCACGTATGAGCTGCCTGACACTATCTTTGCTGATCAGGGCGGTGACGTAAAAATTATGCTGAATACTGAGCTCCGCTTTAAGCTGGTAAGCGTACTGCACGGTGCACTATTTGCCGACGCAGGTAACGTGTGGCTACGGAAAGAGGATCCGGAACGTCCTGGTTCAAAGTTCAGGCCCGGATATGCTTTGAGTGAAATGGCTGTAGGAACAGGGGCTGGTTTAAGGGTTGATGCAACCATATTTGTAATTCGTCTGGATGTAGCCTTTCCGATCAGAAAACCATACCTGCCGCCGGGTGATCGCTGGGTAATTGATCAGATTGATTTTGGCAGTAAGGACTGGCGCAGGGAAAATCTGATCTATAACATAGGAATCGGATATCCATTCTAA